The following proteins come from a genomic window of Gottfriedia acidiceleris:
- the thiE gene encoding thiamine phosphate synthase, with amino-acid sequence MAITKSKIDYKLYLVTDRDVLGSRDLIQSVEEAIKGGTTIVQIREKNCSSLDFYKIATQVKEVTSKYNVPLIINDRLDIALAIKADGLHIGQEDLPLTVARKIVGEDMVIGVSATTLEEAMLAQEQGADYVGIGSVYPTSTKLDAKYITLDELQNIRKTIKIPIVGIGGINEENVSELIETNIDGVAVVSAILGKEDIKSAAKHLSMLVNK; translated from the coding sequence ATGGCTATAACAAAAAGTAAAATAGATTATAAGCTTTATTTAGTAACGGATCGAGATGTATTAGGATCAAGGGATTTAATTCAATCTGTTGAGGAAGCAATTAAAGGTGGAACAACAATCGTACAAATAAGAGAAAAAAATTGTAGTAGTCTAGATTTTTACAAAATTGCTACGCAAGTAAAAGAAGTCACTTCAAAATATAATGTTCCATTGATTATTAATGACCGTTTAGATATCGCTTTGGCGATTAAAGCAGATGGCTTACATATTGGACAAGAAGACTTACCTTTAACCGTAGCTAGAAAGATTGTTGGAGAAGACATGGTCATTGGCGTTTCTGCTACAACATTAGAAGAAGCAATGCTTGCACAGGAACAAGGTGCAGATTATGTGGGAATTGGCTCGGTATACCCAACAAGTACAAAATTGGATGCAAAATATATAACGCTAGACGAATTACAAAACATACGCAAAACAATAAAAATTCCAATCGTAGGTATCGGTGGTATTAATGAAGAAAATGTTTCAGAATTAATCGAAACAAATATTGATGGTGTTGCGGTTGTTTCTGCGATATTAGGGAAAGAAGATATTAAATCGGCTGCTAAACATTTGAGTATGTTAGTTAATAAATAA
- the thiD gene encoding bifunctional hydroxymethylpyrimidine kinase/phosphomethylpyrimidine kinase — MKKVLTIAGSDSSGGAGIQADLKTFSAHQVFGMSVITAVTAQNTQGVFAVQDMTPEIIANQIDAIFTDIEVDAVKIGMVSQIKTIKVIAEKLKQYKPKQIVVDPVMVSKSGFDLLSPDAKEALIQELIPLATVITPNLPEAEVITGRKITTIEEMKEAAIQIHSLGAKNVLVKGGHLEGEATDICFNGEEFTSFNSVRINTIHTHGTGCTLSSAITSNLANELEVNEAIREAKNYITLAIQHSFSIGKGVGPVHHFYSLYEKAGVLYV, encoded by the coding sequence TTGAAGAAAGTATTAACCATAGCAGGCTCAGATTCAAGTGGTGGTGCAGGTATTCAAGCGGATTTAAAGACGTTTTCAGCTCATCAGGTTTTTGGTATGAGTGTAATTACAGCAGTAACAGCTCAAAATACGCAAGGGGTGTTTGCAGTACAAGATATGACACCAGAGATTATTGCTAATCAGATAGATGCAATTTTTACTGATATTGAAGTCGATGCTGTAAAAATTGGAATGGTATCTCAAATAAAGACGATTAAAGTAATTGCTGAGAAACTAAAGCAATATAAACCAAAGCAAATCGTAGTTGATCCAGTTATGGTTTCAAAAAGCGGATTTGACTTATTAAGTCCAGATGCAAAGGAGGCTTTAATTCAAGAGTTGATTCCGTTAGCAACTGTTATTACGCCAAATCTTCCTGAAGCAGAAGTTATTACTGGAAGAAAAATTACAACGATTGAAGAGATGAAAGAAGCTGCTATTCAAATTCATTCATTAGGTGCTAAAAACGTCCTTGTAAAAGGTGGTCATCTGGAGGGTGAAGCTACCGATATTTGTTTTAATGGCGAGGAATTTACAAGCTTTAATAGCGTTAGAATTAATACAATTCATACCCACGGTACTGGTTGTACTTTATCTTCAGCCATTACATCTAATTTAGCAAACGAACTTGAGGTAAATGAGGCAATACGAGAAGCTAAAAATTATATAACATTAGCAATCCAACATTCCTTTTCAATTGGTAAAGGGGTAGGTCCTGTACATCATTTCTACTCATTGTATGAAAAGGCAGGAGTTCTATATGTCTAA
- the thiM gene encoding hydroxyethylthiazole kinase, with amino-acid sequence MLTMNEMSQILESVKEKKPLVHHITNYVTVNDCANMVLALGGSPVMADDLAEVEEMVSFASALVINIGTLNERTIQSMVKAGKKANQLGVPVILDPVGVGATTLRTETTAKLLKEVRFAVVRGNMSEIKMIAGLNVQIKGVDSVAGEEDGVDIAKSLSAKLGSVVAITGAVDIIAEQDRVCTISNGDKMLADVTGTGCMSTSLIGTYAGATTDYFLAAVSGITTMGICGELAKARLTEGQGIGTFKVNLFDEVSKASVDTLLTGGKIEWL; translated from the coding sequence ATGTTAACTATGAATGAAATGAGTCAAATTCTTGAAAGTGTAAAAGAGAAAAAGCCTTTAGTTCATCATATTACAAATTATGTAACTGTAAATGACTGTGCAAATATGGTGTTAGCTCTAGGTGGATCACCAGTTATGGCAGATGATTTAGCCGAAGTAGAAGAAATGGTATCTTTTGCATCAGCTCTTGTTATTAATATTGGAACATTAAATGAAAGAACTATTCAATCAATGGTTAAAGCTGGTAAAAAGGCTAATCAATTAGGTGTACCAGTTATATTAGATCCTGTTGGTGTAGGAGCAACAACTCTACGTACAGAAACAACTGCTAAATTATTGAAAGAAGTACGTTTTGCAGTAGTTCGTGGAAATATGTCAGAAATTAAAATGATTGCAGGTTTAAATGTTCAAATTAAAGGTGTTGATTCTGTGGCTGGAGAAGAGGACGGCGTTGATATTGCGAAATCTCTATCAGCGAAATTAGGCTCAGTAGTTGCAATTACAGGTGCGGTAGATATTATTGCAGAACAAGACCGAGTATGTACCATTTCAAATGGAGATAAAATGCTAGCTGATGTAACTGGAACTGGATGTATGAGTACATCATTAATTGGAACTTATGCTGGTGCAACGACTGATTATTTCCTTGCAGCTGTTTCCGGTATTACTACAATGGGCATATGTGGAGAGCTTGCTAAGGCTCGCCTAACTGAAGGGCAAGGAATCGGTACATTTAAAGTAAACTTATTTGATGAGGTATCTAAAGCTTCTGTTGATACACTTCTAACAGGAGGGAAAATCGAATGGCTATAA
- the cytX gene encoding putative hydroxymethylpyrimidine transporter CytX yields MSNQNAKMTKWNFTTLWFGAAVSVAEIMTGALVAPLGFKKGLTAILVGHLLGTLLLILGGVIGSQQRLSAMESTKISFGSYGSYLFSILNVLQLLGWTAIMILTGARSINLVAIKDYRFDHLWVWCLVIGVLIAIWLYFGQNASKKLNSLAVCLLFVLTIVLCFVIFKSDKILTQPSTSGLSFGKAVEISVIMPLSWIPLISDYTRFAKSTKDGAIGSFIGYMFGSSWMYIIGLGAALAFNQIDPVAVLMSANLGLFAVGIVVLATVTTTFMDAYSAGISVTTIFPKLNGKHIALIVTAIGTLLAVIFPIEKYEGFLYTIGSFFAPLYAILLTDYFILKRTSISKALKIDWVAFITWILGVFIYRKFVQLDFFLGATVPSMILICVIYIVVQHVINKLVPKQIGGEKNVNYE; encoded by the coding sequence ATGTCTAATCAAAATGCAAAAATGACGAAGTGGAACTTTACAACACTTTGGTTTGGAGCGGCAGTTTCTGTAGCAGAAATTATGACTGGTGCCCTAGTAGCACCACTAGGTTTTAAGAAAGGTTTGACGGCCATTTTAGTAGGGCATTTACTTGGAACATTACTGCTTATTTTAGGCGGTGTCATTGGTTCTCAGCAAAGATTGTCAGCCATGGAATCTACAAAAATTTCATTTGGTAGCTATGGTAGCTATTTGTTTTCAATTTTAAATGTTTTACAGTTACTAGGCTGGACAGCAATTATGATTTTAACAGGAGCTCGTTCAATCAATTTAGTTGCAATAAAAGATTATCGGTTTGACCATCTATGGGTTTGGTGTTTAGTAATTGGAGTATTAATCGCGATCTGGTTGTACTTTGGACAAAATGCTTCAAAAAAACTAAATAGTTTAGCCGTTTGTTTATTATTTGTTTTAACAATTGTACTTTGTTTTGTCATTTTTAAAAGTGATAAAATCCTAACTCAACCAAGCACTTCTGGGTTATCTTTTGGTAAAGCCGTTGAAATATCGGTAATTATGCCATTATCGTGGATTCCATTAATTAGTGATTATACTCGATTTGCGAAGTCAACAAAGGATGGTGCAATTGGTAGTTTTATAGGTTATATGTTTGGTAGCTCTTGGATGTATATTATTGGATTAGGCGCAGCATTAGCATTTAATCAAATAGACCCGGTTGCTGTTTTAATGAGTGCAAATCTAGGATTATTTGCAGTTGGAATCGTCGTCTTAGCGACTGTTACAACGACTTTCATGGATGCTTACTCTGCCGGAATATCAGTTACAACCATTTTTCCAAAGCTAAATGGAAAACATATCGCACTTATCGTTACAGCGATTGGAACATTATTGGCTGTTATTTTCCCTATTGAGAAGTATGAAGGGTTTTTATATACAATTGGTTCTTTTTTTGCACCGTTATATGCAATTTTATTAACGGACTATTTTATTCTAAAAAGAACAAGTATAAGTAAAGCGTTGAAGATTGATTGGGTCGCGTTTATTACATGGATTTTAGGCGTTTTTATTTATCGTAAGTTTGTACAATTAGACTTCTTCCTTGGAGCTACTGTTCCAAGTATGATTTTAATTTGTGTCATTTATATAGTTGTTCAGCATGTTATTAATAAGCTTGTTCCAAAGCAAATTGGGGGAGAAAAAAATGTTAACTATGAATGA
- a CDS encoding DUF4363 family protein, with protein MLSNKKLIAAMALGLSLTLSACGTKTDDAIKTGSDDMIKTISELKTQISNNDEAKAKDSGEALEKSWEKFEDSVKDKDKALYEKVETPLHIIEAGVKVSPLNADTLNQAGDELESVLKEVKDLK; from the coding sequence ATGTTATCTAATAAAAAACTTATCGCAGCAATGGCTTTGGGACTATCTTTAACTTTATCTGCATGTGGTACGAAAACAGACGATGCAATTAAAACTGGTTCTGATGATATGATCAAAACGATTTCAGAATTAAAAACACAAATCTCAAATAATGATGAAGCAAAGGCAAAAGATAGCGGAGAAGCCCTTGAAAAGTCATGGGAAAAATTTGAAGACTCGGTAAAAGATAAAGACAAAGCACTTTATGAAAAAGTTGAAACGCCACTTCATATTATTGAAGCAGGAGTAAAGGTATCTCCATTGAATGCAGATACACTTAACCAAGCTGGTGACGAATTAGAAAGTGTATTAAAAGAAGTTAAAGATTTAAAATAA